One Maribacter cobaltidurans genomic window carries:
- the priA gene encoding replication restart helicase PriA: MEYFVNVILPIPLERHFTYSVTPEEAKVLEPGMRVSVPFGKSKIYTALVLKVHNNPPEVYEAKEIDQILDEFPIVNSIQLQHWEWIANYYMCTLGEVMRSALPSAFLLESETLILRNSEADVDENQLKDDEFLVYEALQHQSILKVHEVSAIVERKNVLPVLNRLLDKNIIYLKEEVYEQYKPKLVKYVKLGKEYLSDQALEALLETLSRAPKQSQVVLSLFQLQGNNKKPISVADLEKYSNSSKAVIGALVEKGILEEYYIQKDRINYEGGENSEIKKLNEYQLQALADIQSSFKNDKVTLLKGVTSSGKTEVYVKLISDYIDKGKQILYLLPEIALTTQLISRLQDYFGERISVFHSKYNIQERVEVWNNVLKEAPKAQIVIGARSSLFLPFNNLGLIIVDEEHEGSFKQFDPAPRYHARDAAIVLANLHKSQILLGSATPSIESYYNARQGKYGYAEINRRFGNVLMPDMELVDFKEALRKKRVKGHFSERLLEEIEESLGNGEQIILFQNRRGFAPVLECLTCGHTPQCSNCDVTLTYHQYKKQLRCHYCGYHTALPESCEACGSPELDTKGFGTEQVEGEVNKLFPEAKVGRMDLDTTRGKHAYEKIITAFEQQEMDILVGTQMLTKGLDFRNVSLVGVMNADSLLNFPDYRAHERTFQMLTQVSGRAGRTQKRGKVIIQTYNPYHQILKQVTTGDYETMFMEQVYEREQYKYPPLNRIIKITFKHKNYNTLNEAAEWFSGALRTHFGGTVLGPEFPPISRIRNQYLKNILVKIDKSESLGKTKRNIRRIEKSFNSISMYRSVRVIYNVDHI; this comes from the coding sequence ATGGAGTATTTTGTCAATGTTATTTTGCCCATTCCCTTAGAGCGGCACTTTACCTACAGCGTAACTCCAGAAGAAGCCAAAGTACTAGAGCCGGGTATGCGCGTGTCCGTTCCCTTTGGTAAATCAAAAATCTATACGGCCCTAGTGCTTAAAGTACACAACAATCCACCTGAAGTGTACGAGGCAAAGGAGATTGACCAAATATTGGACGAGTTCCCCATTGTAAATTCAATTCAGTTACAGCATTGGGAATGGATTGCCAATTATTATATGTGCACATTGGGGGAAGTTATGAGAAGTGCACTTCCATCCGCATTTTTGTTGGAAAGTGAGACCTTGATTCTTAGAAACTCGGAGGCCGATGTTGATGAAAATCAGTTAAAGGATGATGAGTTTTTGGTGTATGAGGCCTTACAGCACCAATCAATACTCAAGGTACATGAGGTATCGGCCATTGTGGAAAGAAAAAATGTACTTCCGGTGCTAAACCGACTTCTGGATAAAAATATTATTTACCTAAAAGAGGAAGTCTATGAGCAATACAAGCCTAAACTTGTAAAATATGTAAAGTTAGGCAAAGAGTATTTGTCCGATCAAGCCTTGGAAGCTTTACTGGAAACGCTATCCAGGGCACCAAAACAAAGTCAGGTGGTACTTTCCTTATTTCAATTACAGGGTAATAATAAGAAACCGATTTCCGTAGCAGATCTGGAAAAGTATAGCAATAGCTCAAAGGCTGTTATTGGAGCTTTGGTTGAAAAAGGTATTTTGGAGGAATATTATATCCAAAAAGACCGAATTAATTATGAAGGAGGCGAAAATTCGGAAATAAAAAAGCTAAACGAATATCAATTACAGGCTTTGGCAGATATTCAAAGTTCCTTTAAGAATGATAAGGTGACCCTTTTAAAGGGTGTCACATCCTCGGGAAAAACAGAAGTATATGTAAAGTTAATCAGTGACTATATTGATAAAGGGAAACAGATTCTCTACTTACTCCCTGAAATTGCACTTACCACACAGTTGATTTCGCGATTACAGGATTATTTTGGGGAACGGATATCGGTATTTCATTCCAAATATAATATTCAGGAACGGGTAGAGGTGTGGAACAATGTTTTGAAGGAAGCCCCAAAAGCCCAAATTGTAATAGGCGCGCGGTCATCCTTGTTTTTGCCATTTAACAATTTGGGGTTGATTATTGTGGATGAGGAACATGAAGGTTCCTTTAAGCAGTTTGATCCGGCACCAAGATACCATGCGAGGGATGCGGCCATAGTTCTGGCGAATTTGCATAAGTCGCAGATTCTTTTAGGTTCCGCTACACCCAGTATTGAAAGTTATTATAATGCACGGCAAGGTAAGTATGGCTATGCCGAAATAAATAGACGTTTTGGTAATGTGCTTATGCCCGATATGGAGTTGGTGGATTTCAAGGAGGCACTTCGTAAAAAACGGGTAAAAGGTCATTTTTCCGAAAGATTATTGGAAGAAATTGAAGAAAGTCTGGGCAATGGTGAGCAAATCATACTTTTTCAGAACAGACGAGGGTTTGCTCCGGTATTGGAATGTCTTACCTGTGGTCATACGCCACAGTGCTCCAACTGTGACGTTACACTGACGTACCATCAATACAAGAAACAACTTCGATGTCATTATTGCGGTTATCATACTGCGTTGCCCGAAAGCTGTGAGGCATGCGGTAGTCCGGAACTGGATACTAAGGGATTTGGAACGGAACAAGTAGAGGGGGAGGTGAATAAACTTTTTCCCGAGGCCAAAGTAGGGCGTATGGATTTGGATACGACAAGGGGAAAACATGCCTATGAAAAAATAATCACGGCTTTTGAACAACAGGAAATGGATATTTTGGTGGGTACACAGATGCTTACCAAAGGGCTGGATTTTAGGAATGTAAGTTTAGTAGGGGTCATGAACGCTGATTCACTTTTGAATTTTCCGGATTATAGAGCTCATGAAAGAACATTTCAAATGTTGACCCAGGTATCAGGTCGGGCAGGACGTACCCAAAAAAGAGGCAAGGTTATCATTCAAACCTATAATCCTTACCATCAAATTCTAAAACAAGTGACTACCGGGGATTATGAAACCATGTTCATGGAACAGGTATATGAAAGAGAACAGTATAAATACCCACCTTTAAACCGAATAATCAAAATAACCTTTAAACACAAGAATTATAATACACTAAATGAAGCCGCTGAGTGGTTCAGCGGGGCCCTAAGAACTCATTTTGGAGGTACGGTTTTGGGACCGGAGTTCCCGCCCATTTCAAGAATTAGGAATCAGTACTTAAAAAATATACTGGTCAAGATAGATAAGAGTGAATCTCTAGGAAAAACAAAGAGAAATATAAGAAGGATAGAGAAATCCTTCAATTCCATTTCAATGTACCGGAGCGTTCGTGTTATTTACAATGTAGACCATATTTAA
- a CDS encoding LytR/AlgR family response regulator transcription factor — MKLRSIIVDDSSMQRMAVAKLVNNHPNLAMVAEYSNAIEAKNGIKNNEIDLIFLDVEMPIITGFDLLESLDNSPQVILITGKPDYALKAFDYDVTDYLHKPITMARFDASVKRAVAKYEQMNRVHEDEEHIFVKSNLKKRKVILNDIKWIEALGDYIKLVTDEANIVILSTMKSFEKQLPEDKFLRIHKSYIVNLEKVEKFNSKNVEVSGRSIPLSRNKKTELAEALSNV, encoded by the coding sequence ATGAAGTTAAGAAGTATTATCGTTGACGATTCGTCCATGCAGCGCATGGCAGTCGCCAAGTTGGTAAACAACCACCCGAACCTAGCTATGGTGGCAGAGTACAGTAATGCCATTGAAGCTAAAAACGGTATCAAGAACAACGAAATCGATTTGATTTTTTTAGATGTTGAGATGCCAATCATTACAGGATTCGACCTACTTGAATCCTTGGATAACAGTCCTCAAGTCATTTTAATTACAGGTAAACCGGATTATGCTCTAAAAGCATTTGATTACGATGTAACAGATTACCTACACAAGCCTATTACAATGGCTCGCTTTGATGCCTCTGTTAAGAGAGCTGTAGCCAAATACGAGCAAATGAATAGGGTGCATGAGGACGAGGAGCACATCTTCGTTAAAAGTAACCTTAAGAAAAGGAAGGTTATCCTGAACGATATTAAATGGATCGAGGCACTGGGAGATTACATTAAATTAGTAACCGACGAGGCCAACATCGTAATTTTATCAACAATGAAATCTTTCGAAAAACAATTGCCGGAAGATAAATTCCTAAGAATTCACAAGTCCTATATAGTGAACTTGGAAAAAGTGGAAAAATTCAACAGTAAAAACGTAGAGGTAAGTGGCCGTTCTATTCCTTTAAGTAGGAACAAGAAAACGGAATTGGCCGAAGCCTTGAGCAATGTATAA
- the rpsF gene encoding 30S ribosomal protein S6 — protein sequence MNHYETVFILNPVLSDVQIEETVKKFEDFLINNGAKMVAKENWGLKKLAYPIQNKKSGFYHLFEFTSTGEVVMPYEQEFRRDERVMRFLTVKLDKHAIAWAEKRRARNKTAKA from the coding sequence ATGAACCATTACGAAACTGTTTTCATTTTGAATCCCGTTCTATCTGATGTTCAGATAGAGGAAACAGTTAAGAAATTTGAGGATTTCTTAATTAACAATGGCGCCAAAATGGTTGCCAAGGAGAACTGGGGGCTAAAGAAATTGGCCTATCCTATCCAAAACAAAAAAAGTGGTTTTTACCACTTGTTCGAATTCACTAGCACTGGTGAGGTAGTAATGCCTTACGAACAGGAGTTTAGAAGAGATGAGCGCGTTATGCGATTTTTGACCGTTAAATTGGACAAACATGCAATTGCGTGGGCAGAAAAGAGAAGAGCAAGAAACAAAACCGCTAAAGCTTAA
- the rpsR gene encoding 30S ribosomal protein S18, protein MATLQQQAKGKKDGEIRYLTPLNIETNTKKKYCRFKKSGIKYIDYKDADFLMKLVNEQGKLLPRRLTGTSLKYQRKVAQAVKRARHLALMPYVGDLLK, encoded by the coding sequence ATGGCAACATTACAACAACAGGCAAAAGGTAAAAAAGATGGGGAGATCAGGTATCTAACCCCATTGAACATTGAAACCAACACCAAGAAAAAGTACTGTAGATTCAAAAAATCAGGTATCAAATACATTGATTACAAGGATGCAGACTTTTTAATGAAATTGGTGAACGAGCAAGGCAAATTATTACCAAGAAGACTTACGGGGACTTCCTTGAAGTATCAAAGGAAGGTGGCCCAAGCGGTAAAGAGGGCTCGTCATTTGGCACTGATGCCATATGTAGGTGATTTATTAAAATAA
- the rplI gene encoding 50S ribosomal protein L9: MELILKEDVENLGFKDDLVSVKNGYGRNYLIPQGLATMATPSAKKVLAENLKQRAHKEKKVVDTANKIADALKALELKITAKTGSADKLFGSVTNGDLADAIAKEGHTIEKKFISIQGGSVKRTGPYNAQIRLHREVVVDFPFEVIAEQN, encoded by the coding sequence ATGGAGCTTATATTAAAGGAAGACGTAGAGAACTTAGGTTTTAAAGACGATTTGGTGAGCGTTAAGAACGGATACGGTAGAAATTACCTTATACCTCAAGGCTTGGCGACCATGGCAACTCCATCGGCTAAAAAGGTTTTGGCCGAAAACCTAAAGCAAAGAGCCCACAAGGAGAAAAAAGTTGTGGACACTGCCAATAAAATTGCAGATGCCTTAAAGGCACTTGAATTGAAAATTACTGCTAAAACAGGTTCTGCCGATAAATTATTCGGTTCTGTTACCAACGGTGATTTGGCAGATGCAATAGCAAAAGAAGGTCATACTATCGAGAAGAAGTTCATTAGCATTCAAGGAGGTTCCGTTAAAAGGACCGGACCTTATAATGCGCAGATCAGACTTCACAGAGAGGTAGTGGTAGACTTTCCTTTTGAAGTTATTGCCGAGCAAAATTAA
- a CDS encoding DUF6495 family protein: MKYERLTKEQLEELHPEFINFLATQSIDKAEWDDIKQNKPKVAEEELDIFSDLVWEGVLTKVEYLENISAQQMHLFYLTEKEMKLIAVKIMNPEIDLTTKVGFDWFRKNWQSDFVEYMTAAKAYSEEPNQDKFELIKQGAVITKGELYQWFDKVIVAP; encoded by the coding sequence TTGAAATACGAAAGACTTACAAAGGAACAGTTAGAGGAATTACACCCGGAATTCATCAATTTCCTGGCTACCCAGTCCATAGACAAGGCAGAATGGGATGACATAAAACAGAACAAGCCCAAAGTGGCCGAAGAGGAATTGGACATATTCAGCGATTTGGTTTGGGAAGGAGTACTGACCAAAGTGGAATATTTGGAAAATATTTCTGCCCAGCAGATGCATCTTTTTTATTTGACAGAAAAGGAAATGAAACTCATCGCAGTGAAAATTATGAATCCGGAAATAGATTTGACCACGAAAGTAGGTTTCGATTGGTTCAGGAAAAACTGGCAATCCGATTTTGTGGAATATATGACTGCTGCCAAAGCCTATTCCGAGGAGCCTAACCAGGATAAGTTTGAATTGATTAAACAAGGGGCTGTAATCACCAAAGGAGAATTATATCAGTGGTTTGATAAAGTAATCGTAGCCCCCTGA
- the hisS gene encoding histidine--tRNA ligase, with protein MAQKPSIPKGTRDFTPSEVVKRNYIFDIVKKHFQTFGFQPIETPSFENSETLMGKYGDEGDRLIFKILNSGDYFEKFARDIMESGDLRNILNEKLQSFCSDIDLQLGEKIRQKVLKFSDYNNNQFVSNTYDLHFNFFTENLNSRFQNVYSIATNEYKHHLISWSFTAIRQGRLRNENISNFVSDDVFNFDLSDFPFDALYVETVKKLISKQLTPEISEKALRYDLTVPFARYVVMHQNELDFPFKRYQIQPVWRADRPQKGRFREFYQCDADVVGSDSLLQEVELIQLYDTVFTDLKLEGVTIKLNNRKILAGIAEVIGAKDLLIDFTVALDKLDKIGEDGVKKEMLSKGISESAIEKASPLFNLSGSNADQLERLEELLKDSEEGSKGVSELRFIMETITSLGLQSAKLVIDVTLARGLNYYTGAIFEVGAPEGVSMGSIGGGGRYDDLTGIFGLPNVSGVGISFGLDRIYLVLEELGLFPEAIDRSLDVLCLNFGTKEGLAALKLTTVLRKHGVKADLYPSDAKLNKQFKYANNRNVPYVILLGTEELNNNSFVVKHMESGKQTTFALSEVETFIGGLR; from the coding sequence ATGGCACAAAAACCATCCATACCCAAAGGAACCCGCGATTTTACACCTTCAGAGGTCGTGAAGCGAAACTATATTTTTGATATCGTCAAAAAGCATTTTCAGACTTTTGGTTTTCAGCCTATAGAAACGCCATCATTTGAGAACTCGGAAACCTTAATGGGTAAGTATGGAGATGAAGGAGACCGACTGATTTTTAAGATTTTGAATTCTGGTGATTATTTTGAAAAATTTGCTAGGGATATTATGGAATCTGGTGATTTAAGAAATATTCTCAATGAAAAACTTCAATCATTTTGTTCAGATATAGATTTGCAACTTGGAGAGAAAATTAGACAAAAGGTTTTAAAGTTTAGTGATTATAATAACAATCAATTTGTAAGTAATACTTATGACTTACATTTTAATTTTTTTACTGAAAATTTGAATTCTCGTTTCCAGAATGTTTATTCAATTGCAACTAATGAGTATAAGCATCATTTAATTTCTTGGTCATTTACAGCAATTCGTCAGGGCAGATTAAGAAATGAAAACATTTCGAATTTTGTTTCTGATGATGTTTTCAATTTTGATTTATCCGATTTTCCTTTTGATGCATTATATGTTGAAACAGTTAAAAAACTAATATCAAAACAATTAACGCCCGAAATATCCGAAAAAGCCCTACGATATGATTTAACCGTACCTTTTGCCCGATATGTGGTGATGCACCAAAACGAACTTGATTTCCCATTTAAGCGCTATCAGATACAGCCTGTCTGGCGTGCGGATAGGCCTCAAAAGGGACGATTTAGGGAATTTTATCAGTGTGATGCCGATGTGGTAGGTTCCGATTCCTTATTACAGGAAGTAGAACTTATTCAATTGTATGATACCGTATTCACTGATTTAAAATTGGAAGGGGTTACCATAAAATTGAACAACCGTAAAATTTTGGCCGGTATTGCCGAAGTTATTGGGGCCAAGGATTTGCTGATTGATTTCACGGTGGCCTTGGATAAATTGGATAAGATAGGGGAGGACGGTGTTAAGAAAGAAATGCTATCCAAGGGTATTTCTGAGTCCGCCATTGAAAAAGCATCGCCTTTATTTAATTTGAGCGGCAGTAATGCAGACCAATTGGAAAGATTGGAAGAGCTGCTCAAAGATTCTGAAGAGGGCAGCAAAGGTGTATCAGAGCTTCGGTTTATTATGGAGACCATTACTAGCCTAGGATTGCAATCAGCCAAATTGGTTATTGATGTTACTTTGGCCAGAGGTCTTAACTATTATACTGGTGCTATTTTTGAGGTTGGTGCTCCAGAAGGAGTTTCTATGGGGTCCATTGGAGGTGGTGGTAGATATGACGACCTTACCGGAATATTCGGACTACCCAATGTAAGCGGGGTAGGTATTTCCTTTGGCTTGGACAGAATTTATTTGGTATTGGAAGAACTAGGTCTTTTTCCAGAGGCTATAGACCGCTCATTGGATGTCCTTTGCCTTAATTTTGGAACCAAGGAAGGCCTGGCGGCCTTAAAGTTGACTACGGTCCTAAGAAAGCATGGAGTAAAGGCGGATTTGTATCCTTCGGATGCCAAGCTCAACAAACAGTTCAAGTATGCGAACAATCGCAATGTCCCTTATGTGATTCTATTGGGAACGGAAGAGTTGAACAACAACTCTTTCGTGGTAAAACATATGGAGAGCGGTAAACAAACTACATTTGCGCTTTCTGAAGTGGAAACGTTCATAGGAGGTTTACGCTAA
- a CDS encoding NUDIX hydrolase: MDELVDILDEEGKYKGISLMKSQAHQKGLFHPTVHVWFYTPNGQILIQQRGKDKDTYPLLWDVSVAGHVGAGENIKISAVREIEEEIGLKIKPSDLHKIGIFKSVQKHSESLIDCEFHHTFLVELRVSLENLTKQESEVEDLKLVSITQFEEELGNEEKSKKYVPHSSDYYKTILAEVKKLA, translated from the coding sequence ATGGACGAGCTTGTAGACATTTTGGACGAAGAAGGGAAGTACAAAGGTATTTCCCTTATGAAATCCCAGGCACATCAAAAGGGTTTATTCCATCCTACTGTGCATGTATGGTTTTATACTCCCAATGGCCAAATCCTAATCCAACAAAGAGGCAAGGACAAAGATACCTACCCCCTGCTTTGGGACGTTTCCGTTGCCGGACATGTTGGGGCCGGTGAGAACATTAAAATATCCGCAGTCCGAGAAATAGAAGAGGAAATAGGTCTAAAAATAAAACCTTCTGATTTACATAAAATTGGAATATTTAAATCGGTTCAAAAGCATTCAGAATCACTTATCGACTGTGAATTTCATCATACATTTCTAGTCGAATTACGAGTGTCTTTGGAAAACCTTACCAAACAGGAAAGTGAAGTGGAGGATTTAAAACTAGTTTCCATCACCCAATTTGAAGAGGAGTTGGGCAACGAGGAGAAATCAAAAAAGTACGTACCCCATTCATCGGACTATTACAAAACTATCTTAGCTGAAGTTAAAAAGTTAGCGTAA
- a CDS encoding M42 family metallopeptidase, whose translation MANKTIITKKSLDFFEKYLNNAAPTGYEWEGQKLWMEYLKPYVDTFITDTYGTAVGVINPDAKYKVVIEGHSDEISWYVNYITDNGLLYVIRNGGSDHQIAPSKWVNIHTKKGIVKGVFGWPAIHTRKNDKEESPKLDNIFIDIGAKDKEEVEKMGVHVGCVITYPDTFQVLNGDKFVCRAIDNRAGGFMVAEVARLLHENKKKLPFGLYITNSVQEEIGLRGAEMITQTIKPNIAIVTDVCHDTTTPMIEKKTQGHTEIGAGPVISYAPAVQNKLRERIIETAEAKKIPFQRMAASRMTGTDTDAFAYSNGGVASALISLPLRYMHTTVEMVHKDDVENVIRLIYETLLNIKEGETFSYFD comes from the coding sequence ATGGCGAACAAAACGATCATTACCAAAAAATCATTGGATTTTTTTGAAAAATACCTGAACAATGCCGCTCCCACAGGTTATGAATGGGAAGGACAAAAGCTTTGGATGGAATATCTAAAGCCCTATGTAGATACCTTTATTACGGATACCTATGGTACTGCCGTTGGGGTCATAAATCCAGATGCAAAATATAAAGTAGTTATAGAAGGACATTCCGACGAAATATCTTGGTATGTAAATTATATAACGGACAACGGACTTCTTTATGTCATCAGGAACGGAGGCAGTGACCATCAAATCGCACCGAGTAAATGGGTGAATATCCACACCAAAAAAGGTATTGTAAAAGGTGTATTTGGATGGCCAGCTATTCATACCCGAAAGAACGACAAGGAAGAATCGCCAAAATTGGATAATATCTTTATTGATATAGGTGCAAAGGATAAGGAAGAGGTAGAAAAAATGGGTGTCCATGTGGGCTGCGTCATCACCTATCCAGATACGTTTCAGGTGCTGAACGGTGATAAGTTCGTCTGTAGGGCCATTGATAACCGGGCCGGTGGATTTATGGTTGCAGAAGTAGCGCGACTTTTACATGAAAACAAGAAGAAATTACCCTTTGGACTTTACATTACCAACTCCGTACAGGAGGAAATTGGCTTGCGTGGTGCGGAAATGATTACCCAGACCATTAAACCGAATATTGCCATTGTAACGGATGTTTGCCACGATACCACCACTCCAATGATCGAGAAAAAGACTCAGGGCCATACCGAAATTGGGGCCGGACCGGTAATTTCCTATGCTCCTGCAGTACAGAATAAACTTAGGGAACGAATCATAGAAACTGCGGAAGCGAAAAAAATACCCTTCCAACGAATGGCGGCTTCAAGGATGACAGGGACTGATACCGATGCCTTTGCCTATAGCAACGGAGGTGTAGCCTCTGCCTTGATTTCCCTGCCCTTACGTTATATGCACACCACTGTGGAAATGGTTCATAAGGATGATGTTGAAAACGTAATCCGATTGATTTACGAAACACTTTTAAATATTAAGGAAGGTGAAACCTTCAGTTATTTTGATTAA
- a CDS encoding DUF4294 domain-containing protein: protein MIRNSVLMLVFLMSLFKSIGQVEEQELDSISEKMIIISGDSIVQNSISLEEAYVFGKLQFSSYDDKLRYYILRRKTHKVYPYAKLAAERLVELNDSLTKITKNRKRRKYTRKVQKYIEEEFSEELKKLTRTEGQILVKLIYRQTGTTAFDLVKELRNGWRAFWYNTTAKFFKISIKEEFHPDEIEEDYLIEDILQRAFAAGQLERQETVLDYDYNKLYNKWKKPAQKNHPGN, encoded by the coding sequence ATGATAAGGAATAGTGTTTTGATGTTGGTTTTTCTAATGTCCTTATTTAAATCAATAGGACAGGTGGAAGAACAGGAACTGGATTCGATTTCCGAAAAAATGATCATCATTTCGGGGGATTCCATTGTCCAAAATTCCATTTCTCTGGAAGAGGCCTACGTTTTTGGTAAGTTACAGTTTTCTTCCTATGATGATAAGCTCCGATATTATATTTTAAGGCGCAAGACCCACAAAGTGTATCCTTATGCCAAATTGGCCGCGGAACGTTTGGTAGAACTCAATGATAGCCTGACCAAAATCACCAAAAACAGAAAACGAAGAAAATATACGCGTAAAGTGCAAAAATATATCGAGGAGGAATTCTCTGAAGAACTAAAAAAGCTGACCAGGACTGAGGGACAAATTTTGGTGAAGCTCATTTATAGGCAAACAGGAACTACAGCCTTTGACTTGGTTAAGGAACTCAGGAACGGCTGGAGGGCCTTTTGGTATAACACCACGGCGAAGTTCTTTAAAATAAGTATAAAGGAAGAATTTCATCCCGATGAAATTGAGGAGGATTATCTCATAGAGGACATTCTACAACGGGCCTTTGCGGCGGGTCAATTGGAGCGTCAAGAAACGGTTTTGGATTACGACTATAACAAGCTTTATAATAAGTGGAAAAAGCCGGCACAAAAAAATCACCCTGGCAATTAG
- a CDS encoding DUF6095 family protein, producing the protein MRTDKEMMVKGIKKLAFTILLMFLAPVVIWQAFKNEGHPFYWPVLVIGLILAIYAIYSGFKGIQIIVDALFGGNSRKRD; encoded by the coding sequence ATGAGAACAGATAAAGAAATGATGGTAAAGGGCATTAAAAAGTTGGCCTTTACAATTTTATTGATGTTTTTAGCCCCAGTAGTTATTTGGCAGGCCTTCAAAAATGAGGGGCATCCATTTTATTGGCCGGTTCTAGTAATTGGCCTAATATTGGCTATTTATGCCATATATTCTGGTTTTAAAGGTATTCAGATCATTGTGGATGCCCTTTTTGGAGGTAATAGCAGAAAAAGGGACTAA
- a CDS encoding DUF4249 family protein, which translates to MKRIITIFLVLISFASCEDVIEVDTPSESPRLVVDGIIRIDTSEAFTTARIKISTSSSFFDPNTPVSADLVRIQNVLYEPEIAGEGNFINLAEVEPGIYEGGKSTRFFTEGRLDLYVNYNDERFYAGTSFVPSVPIDSLRQGTETLFSEDETEIIVSYTDLGNRNDFYVFDFGFNEFLVTEDEFYQGQTFEFSYFYEDGLEAGTKLNISLLGADEGFFNYMNQVIVQSGGDQGPFQTPAATVRGNVFNVTGLDNIEVFDNVERSNNFALGYFAVVQEYQSNITIE; encoded by the coding sequence ATGAAAAGGATTATTACCATATTTTTAGTCTTAATATCGTTTGCCTCTTGTGAGGATGTGATTGAAGTAGATACACCTAGCGAGTCTCCCAGGTTAGTTGTAGATGGTATTATACGCATCGATACTTCGGAAGCATTTACCACTGCCAGAATTAAGATTAGTACAAGTAGCTCTTTTTTTGACCCGAACACCCCAGTTTCAGCAGATTTGGTACGAATTCAAAATGTACTATATGAGCCAGAAATAGCTGGCGAAGGTAATTTCATTAATTTGGCAGAAGTAGAACCCGGAATATACGAAGGAGGAAAAAGTACAAGGTTTTTCACCGAGGGCCGTTTGGATTTATATGTGAATTATAACGACGAACGATTCTATGCAGGTACCTCGTTTGTCCCCAGTGTTCCAATTGATTCATTACGCCAAGGAACCGAGACCTTATTTTCAGAAGATGAAACGGAAATTATTGTCTCCTATACAGATCTAGGGAATAGAAATGATTTTTACGTTTTCGATTTTGGATTTAATGAATTTCTGGTCACGGAAGACGAGTTTTATCAAGGACAAACCTTTGAGTTTTCCTATTTCTATGAGGATGGCCTAGAGGCTGGTACGAAATTGAACATAAGTTTGTTAGGTGCTGATGAAGGCTTCTTTAATTATATGAACCAAGTGATTGTACAATCGGGTGGTGATCAGGGTCCCTTTCAGACTCCAGCGGCCACTGTTCGTGGAAATGTGTTTAACGTAACAGGCTTGGACAATATTGAGGTATTTGATAATGTAGAACGTTCCAATAACTTTGCTTTAGGCTACTTTGCCGTAGTGCAAGAGTATCAAAGCAACATTACAATTGAATGA